Part of the Leptotrichia massiliensis genome, ATAAATCCCACAATAATACAGCCAAATGTAACTTTTTCAATTCCGTCAGTAAAAACAATTAGCTTTGATGAAATAAAAGTAAATAAACTTGAACCTAATGTATTTGAACCACCAGCTTTGAATGAAGTATCTACAGGATTTGCACAAGGTCAGGAAATAGGATTAAATACGAATCAGAATTATATTGTTTCTAATAGTACAGTTAATTTAATAGATGATGTTAATATAAAAATACAAGACACAGGATACTCTGGAACAGGTCAGTTTAGCTGGGATGGACATAGTGATAATAGAAGTAGAACCAACAGACCTGCTGACGGAGGAGTCCATGGTACAACATCATCAGCATATAGTTATCTACATACACCAAATGCGATAGTTCCAAGTGAATATTCACAAAGTGCAACGAGTCCTGGATTAGGATTTCTAGATGATTCAATCACAAGAACAGATAGAAAATTCCCTATAAATACAAACTGGAGACCTGTGACAGACCCTCATTATGAAAGAAGGAATGCTTCATCTCAACAAGTGTTTTTAAATGTCTTAACTGATGGTTATAATTTAGGAGGAGCAGGAAAAACTTTAACATTTGAAAATCATACTAGTGAGCCTTTGACTAATAATTCAAATAGGCTAGAAAGAACAAACACGTTAAGGGTAATAAGTGTAAACCATGCGTATGGAAGCGTGAACAGGACAGTTGAATTTAATCTTGAGGCAGACTTGAAAATTTCAGGAAGAGATGGATATTTAGATAAGATGCTTACTCCTAATCCTAAAAATTCAGGGCATTCTCCGCATATGACAATTGGTATAGAACATCAGGCCTATGGATCAATAGCGGCAAGAGCCATAAATAAAGGGACTATGACTTTAGAAAAAATAAGTGCAAAAACTGGTGGACTTGCAAGTAATGTTGTGGGTATGACTGCAATGGTCGAAGACTATGGTGATTACGGACATAGATTAAGCCCAGATGATCCTAATGCAAATGCTGGAATACCTAATGGATGGTATCTAAAAGACGGAGATTCTGACGCATCTCCAACTCCTGTTACAAGTCCAAAATGGAAATACAGAAGACAGGCTCCTTGGGAATCTACTCTTGAAAATAGAGGTACAATAAAAGTAGATGCAATCGACAGTATCGGTATGGATTTTGCTGAATATACTTTTAGGGCAGATATCGCAGGAACAAGCTATAAATCAGATAATATATCTGGACCGATTCCAAATCCTAGAGGAAATATTCCTGCTTATAACAACAAAGGTTCATTAAATATTTATGCAAGAGTTGGAAATATTGAATTGAACAGTGAAGATCCAGATGCTTCCGTAAATGCAGTATATTCTGGAATACAAGGAAGTTATGGATTAAGAGTGCCAAATATTTTCAAAACAGCTGACAATTCACAAGTTTACTATGATGAAACAGTAATTGACGGTACTTTGAACAGTCCGACGTCAAAAGGTATTGTTGTAAATGGAAGCCATAACGTTGGAGTTTCTATTTCAAAATTAATAACAGGCTCTGAAAGAGTGCGTCAATATCAATCTGGAGGAATACCAGGATTAACGCCAGCCGATGGTGCAAAGCCTTATTTAGTAGCAAGAGCAAATACAGACCCTATTGGAAATATATACAATCTTAATATAGTTGTAAACGGTACTGAAAATGTTGGATTGCTTAGAAAATCTGATTATATGCAAGGAAGTAAATATGATATTGGTGGATTTATGCCAGGACTGGCAAGATCAAAAAATGATTTTGTAATAACGGATTCACATATTAATTCAATAGATTTTACAAAAGATGCTAAAGGTGGAGCACTATTCAGAACAGATAAATATGGAATTGATTTAGCAAAAACTAATTTTACTGTAACAGCAATGGAAAACAGAAATAAGGATGCCAATGACAATGATTTATACAATATTGTAATGCTAGCAAATGGAAGTATAAATAGTGTTGTTGCAGGGGCACCCGCTGAGGATAATCTTGATGCGAATAAGCCTGTAAAAGTAAAAAATACTGCTGCAATAACAATAGGAAGCACAGCTAATACTGGATACAATATGCTTGGAATGATGGCATATAAAGGTGGAGAATTTGAAAATGATGCAGATATTACTTTAAATACAAAAAATTCAATTGGACTGGTTATAGAAGGAGAAGCTGAAAGAAGCGGAGTAAAAAAAGAAAGTAAAGGGGAAAGTACAAGCAGCACTATAAAAGTAACTGGAGATGGATCTATTGCTGTTTATAACAATGGCAGAACTTATACAATGACAGGTGGAGAAATTAATATTTCAGGAAAGAAAAATGTGGGAGTGTATTCAGCGGGAGTTCCGACATATGATCATTTGGGCAATATAACTGGTTATTCAAACCTTGCTACGACAACATTAAATAACGGTACATTGAAAGTTTCAGGGAAAGGTTCAGTTGGATTATATGCTAATGGTGGTTCTGACATAAAGCTGAATAATATGACAAATATGGAAGTAGAGGAAAATGCACTATTATTTTATGGTATAAAACATAATACGGATTATTCTCAATTGGAACTTGTAGGAAATAATACTGTAACTATAAAAAACGGTGGGTATGCCTTTTACTTTAAAAATGAAAATTTACTTGACCGTCTAGTAAAAACTGGAAGTACAGGTAAAATATACTTAACTTTGGAAGATGGAGCAACATTGAGCGTTATTGAAGGAGATGGAGTAACGCCTTTATTACTAACAAATGTTTCGCCTGTATCCGCAAATAATACTGGAGATTATGAAATTGAACCAGGAATTGTTATAAGAGGCACTTCTGGAGATTACACAACAACAAAATCAACTAAAGTAAATCTTCAGATGGATATGGATGCAAACTTGGATGACAAAAATGACAGATACTTAAATTCTGAATTTGTATCTTCAAGTGTTACTTTAAGAGCTGGAAAAACAATAAGTGGTTCAGGAGCATTAACAACTGCTGATGTCAATGCTGAAAAAGTTAAAAAATCAAAAGTTGCCATTGCTCAGACAAATTCAGAAGATTTAAGAAATAAAGTCAAACTTACGAATGATGGTACTATTAACCTGACTGGAACTGGAATGGCTGGAATTGTAGGGCAATTTGCAGAAATATATAACAATAGCATCTTAAAAACAACTGGACAAGATTCAACTGCAATAATAGGTTCAAATGGTGCTTTGGCACAAAATGGTGCTGCTGGTACTATAGAAATTGGAAATGGTGGAGTTGGAATAGCAGGAATAAATTATCTTGGAGTTACAGATATACCTAGAGGGACACCTCCAACAAACGGAAACAGAGGAATAGATATTGTAAATAAAGGAAGTATAAAATCAGTAGGAAATGGAGCGGCTATAGGAATATTAGCTGTGGATGATGAAAGTCAAAATATTGTTGGAGCATTTGGTCCTAATTCGATTTTATTAGATAGCGGATCTTCAATAGATGTATCTTCTGGAACAGGTGGAATTGGAGTATATTCTCAAATCAAAAATCGTTCAACAAAAACTGGGTTAATCACAGATAATGGTTCAACAATTAAAATAGGAACTAACGGAGTAGGTATCTATGCAGATGGAACTGTTATAAGTGCAACTAATGGTGGAATTATAGAAACTGTAAATGGAGCAACTGGAAAAGGAATATATACAAATGAATCTGTTACTTCAAATAAAACTATAAAATTATTAGGAGATAAGTCGATAGGAATACATGTATATGGCAATTCACCAGTAAATATAACTAATAGTGGAGATATAACTGTAGGGAACTCTCTTGATAAAAATAATCCAAGTATTGCAATCTATGCTCCAAATGCAGGAAGTATTAATCATTTGGGTGGAACAATAACTCTTGGAAATAAATCTTTAGGATTATATTCAGAGAACGGAACAGCAACATCTTCTGCTCCGATATTAGTAGGAAATGAAGGATTAGGGGTATATAAAAAATCTGGAACTGCAACATTGAATGGTAAAATGGAAGTAGGAAATTCAGCTGTAGGAGTATTTGGAGATAACAATGCAACTATTGTAAATAATTCTTCAGATATGAACATAGGAGACAGTTCATTTGGATTTGCAATTTTAGGTAATGGAGTCAATAATTATATAGGAAATCCAGGATCAGCAATAAATCTTGGGACAGAAAGTGTATATCTTTACAAAGCAGGACCTCTTGGAACACTGACAAGTGAAACATCTGTAAATCTAAAAGCAGGAGCTGGAAGAAGCACAGGATTTTATGCTGTAAATGGTGGGACAATAACTAACAGAGGACAAGTGAATTTTGCGAACGGAGTTGGAAGTGTAGGAGCTTATTCTGAAAGTTCTGGTACAGTTTACAATGAAGGAACAATAACAGTAGGTGGCTCAGACATTCTACAAAATTATTACTCAATCGGTATGGCATCAAAAAATGGCGGTAAAATTGTAAATAATGCAGGAAGTACGATAAATGTGACAGGTACTTATGGTATAGGGATGTTTGCCGATGGTGCAGGGTCAAGAGCCGAAAATTATGGAACAATAAATTTAGAGTCTGCTGGAGAATTTAGAGGTGCTTATGGAATGTATATAAATAACCATGCAACAGGGTATGTTGGACCTTTTGGAGTTATAAAATCTGGAAGATATGGTTCAAATACAGATAAGAGCGACTTGATAGGAATAGCAGTATTAAATGGTGCAACACTTGAAAATCATGGAATAATCGATATAGACGCAAGAAATTCTTATGGAATATATATAAGAAATGGTATTATAAAAAATTATGGAACTATTAATATTTCTGGAACAGGTTCAATAGGATTAAGATATAAGAATGCAACTGATGAAAATGGTAATCCTCTGAATCCCACAGATATACAGAATGCAGTAAATTTAGGAAATGGAGCGACTGCACACAGAGAAGATCCAAATATTAACAATAATGTTGGAACATCAGCAGGAAGTACGAGAATATCGCCTACTGGAGTGGTAACTATTAATGGAAATATTGTATCTGTTCATGATTTAACTTCAGAAATAAGTCCATTAACAGGAAATTATGGATTCTCAAATGTAGGAATTTACGTAGACACATTGGGAAGAACAAATCCAATTAACTGGGTAGACGGTTTTAATCCTAGTTTAGAAAATGATTTGATAATAGGGGCAGAAGCAGCAGAATTGTCAACAAGTAAAGCAATTAAAATAGGTAGAAATGTATTGGGACCTTATATAACACCATATATGCAAATGTCAGGACCGACACCACAAATATTAAATGCAATATCTGGATCCCTTACTTGGAATGTAAAACCACTAGCTGGACCAAGCGGCTATCCTGAAGAAGCGATAATGGCAAAAATTCCATATACTGATTTTGTTCTTAAAACAGAAAATGCTTGGAACTTTACTGATGGACTTGAACAAAGATACGGTGTAGAAGGTATTGGAACAAGAGAAAAATTGTTATTTAACAAACTGAATAGCATAGGTAAAAATGAACAATCGCTGTTAACACAAGCTTTTGATGAAATGATGGGACATCAATATGGAAATACTCAGCAAAGAATTAATTCAACTGGAAGTATGCTTGACAAAGAATTTAAACATCTTAAAAAAGATTGGAGAAATCCGTCTAAACAAAATAATAAGATTAAAGTATTTGGTATGAGAGATGAATATAAATCAGATACAGCGGGAATCATAGATTATACAAGTAATTCTTACGGATTTGCGTATGTTCACGAAGATGAAAGAATTAAGATGGGTAATTCAAGTGGATGGTATGCAGGAGCTGTAACAAATAGATTTAAGTTTAAAGATATTGGAAAATCAAAAGAGAATCAGACTATGCTTAAAGCGGGAGCATTTAAGACAATGTCACCGAAAAAAGATTACAATGGTGCATTGCAATGGACAATCGGTGGAGATGTATTTGCCGGTATTAATGAAATGAAACGTAGATATCTTGTAGTAGATGAAATATTCCAGGCGAAATCTGACTATCATTCTTATGGAGCGGCAGTTAAGACAGATTTAGGATATGACATAAGAATGAGCGAGAGAACGCATTTGCGTCCTTACGGAGCATTAAAGATGGAATATGGAAGATTCAACAATATCAAGGAAGATAACGGGGAAATGAGACTAGAAGTAAAAGGCAATGACTATTTCTCAGTAAAACCGGAAGTTGGTGTTGAATTTAAATATGTACAGCCGCTAGCGGTAAGAACAAATTTATCTGTAGGCTTGACAGCATCTTATGAAAATGAACTAGGAAAAGTTGGAGATGTAAACAATAAAGGGAGAGTAAGATACACTACAGCAGACTGGTTTAACATAAGAGGAGAAAAGGATGACAGACGAGGGAATGGTAAATTTGACTTGAATATTGGAGTAGATAATACAAGATTTGGAGTTACGGTAAATGGAGGATATGACACTAAAGGTAATAATGTAAGAGGTGGAATAGGATTTAGAGCTATTTACTAAGTTTGATAAAAAAATTTAAACAAGAAGTTTAAATATAATTTTATAAAAATAATTTTAATTTATTTCTGTAATTTAAATAAGCAATAGTATTTCTATATTTTAAATATATTATAAGAAATATGTTTGATTATGAAATAAAAAATAAAAATATTTTTAAAATTGTATTGATTTATCTTATTGTTTTTGATAAAATAAAAAAAAAGAGCATATTATTTTATATCTGTAACATATAAGAAGTACAAAAAAAATAATAAATTTAATCTAAATATTAATTTTTTGAATTAATTTTTTAGTCACTAGGTACATTAAAATATAAAAAGAAAGGAATAAAAAAATGACAAATAATTTACAAAAAGTTAAGCAGGATTTATGTTCATTAGCAAAAAGAACAAAAGATTTTAAATATACAGATTCTGCACTGTTTATGTTTTTGCTGACAGGACTTGTTATGGTAAGAAATAACTTGTTTTCGACAACATCAAATAAAGAGATTAAAACTCAAAAAGAAGAAATATCTACATCAATTAAAAATATACATCAGAAATTTAAAGAGACAAGAAGAGAAAATGATAAATTGTTAAAAGATGCGAATTTAGAATTAATTCAATTAATGGAGCAAGGAGACCATGTAGTAAAATCTCCATGGAGTTCATGGCAGTATGGGATGAACTACTTTAATAATAATTGGAATGGAACATATAAAGGACGTGGAGATAAGAAAGAGAAATATCCTTATGAAGGCATATTCCAGAGAAGTGAAGATGCGTTTGAAAAATATACTTCACCTTTAAGTTCAAAATATAAAGAGCTGCCAACTTCAACAAATCCATATTCTGCATCTTCAACTGCAAGATTGGGATTATCAAACAAAGGATATGGAATTTCAAGTACTTCACCTAGACAGGAGCCATTATCCACATTAAATGTAGACGCTTCAATAAGACCAAAAGATG contains:
- a CDS encoding autotransporter-associated N-terminal domain-containing protein encodes the protein MKGIKNMTNNLQKVKQDLCSFAKRAKDFKYTDSALFMFLLTGFVMTRNNLFSSATNKDIEIQKEEVSTSIKNIHQNFSEIRKQNDKLIKDANLEIIQLMEQGDYVIKSPWSSWQYGLNYFYNNWDGSYKGRGDKKAKYPYEGVYKRGEWWERNVSPYGDSYKRLLANSGLHSDPSSSLSNRRNELEYGLVGTVPVPDAGVPFIIEPVININTPTLPNLNINPTIIQPNVTFSIPSVKTISFDEIKVNKLEPNVFEPPALNEVSTGFAQGQEIGLNTNQNYIVSNSTVNLIDDVNIKIQDTGYSGTGQFSWDGHSDNRSRTNRPADGGVHGTTSSAYSYLHTPNAIVPSEYSQSATSPGLGFLDDSITRTDRKFPINTNWRPVTDPHYERRNASSQQVFLNVLTDGYNLGGAGKTLTFENHTSEPLTNNSNRLERTNTLRVISVNHAYGSVNRTVEFNLEADLKISGRDGYLDKMLTPNPKNSGHSPHMTIGIEHQAYGSIAARAINKGTMTLEKISAKTGGLASNVVGMTAMVEDYGDYGHRLSPDDPNANAGIPNGWYLKDGDSDASPTPVTSPKWKYRRQAPWESTLENRGTIKVDAIDSIGMDFAEYTFRADIAGTSYKSDNISGPIPNPRGNIPAYNNKGSLNIYARVGNIELNSEDPDASVNAVYSGIQGSYGLRVPNIFKTADNSQVYYDETVIDGTLNSPTSKGIVVNGSHNVGVSISKLITGSERVRQYQSGGIPGLTPADGAKPYLVARANTDPIGNIYNLNIVVNGTENVGLLRKSDYMQGSKYDIGGFMPGLARSKNDFVITDSHINSIDFTKDAKGGALFRTDKYGIDLAKTNFTVTAMENRNKDANDNDLYNIVMLANGSINSVVAGAPAEDNLDANKPVKVKNTAAITIGSTANTGYNMLGMMAYKGGEFENDADITLNTKNSIGLVIEGEAERSGVKKESKGESTSSTIKVTGDGSIAVYNNGRTYTMTGGEINISGKKNVGVYSAGVPTYDHLGNITGYSNLATTTLNNGTLKVSGKGSVGLYANGGSDIKLNNMTNMEVEENALLFYGIKHNTDYSQLELVGNNTVTIKNGGYAFYFKNENLLDRLVKTGSTGKIYLTLEDGATLSVIEGDGVTPLLLTNVSPVSANNTGDYEIEPGIVIRGTSGDYTTTKSTKVNLQMDMDANLDDKNDRYLNSEFVSSSVTLRAGKTISGSGALTTADVNAEKVKKSKVAIAQTNSEDLRNKVKLTNDGTINLTGTGMAGIVGQFAEIYNNSILKTTGQDSTAIIGSNGALAQNGAAGTIEIGNGGVGIAGINYLGVTDIPRGTPPTNGNRGIDIVNKGSIKSVGNGAAIGILAVDDESQNIVGAFGPNSILLDSGSSIDVSSGTGGIGVYSQIKNRSTKTGLITDNGSTIKIGTNGVGIYADGTVISATNGGIIETVNGATGKGIYTNESVTSNKTIKLLGDKSIGIHVYGNSPVNITNSGDITVGNSLDKNNPSIAIYAPNAGSINHLGGTITLGNKSLGLYSENGTATSSAPILVGNEGLGVYKKSGTATLNGKMEVGNSAVGVFGDNNATIVNNSSDMNIGDSSFGFAILGNGVNNYIGNPGSAINLGTESVYLYKAGPLGTLTSETSVNLKAGAGRSTGFYAVNGGTITNRGQVNFANGVGSVGAYSESSGTVYNEGTITVGGSDILQNYYSIGMASKNGGKIVNNAGSTINVTGTYGIGMFADGAGSRAENYGTINLESAGEFRGAYGMYINNHATGYVGPFGVIKSGRYGSNTDKSDLIGIAVLNGATLENHGIIDIDARNSYGIYIRNGIIKNYGTINISGTGSIGLRYKNATDENGNPLNPTDIQNAVNLGNGATAHREDPNINNNVGTSAGSTRISPTGVVTINGNIVSVHDLTSEISPLTGNYGFSNVGIYVDTLGRTNPINWVDGFNPSLENDLIIGAEAAELSTSKAIKIGRNVLGPYITPYMQMSGPTPQILNAISGSLTWNVKPLAGPSGYPEEAIMAKIPYTDFVLKTENAWNFTDGLEQRYGVEGIGTREKLLFNKLNSIGKNEQSLLTQAFDEMMGHQYGNTQQRINSTGSMLDKEFKHLKKDWRNPSKQNNKIKVFGMRDEYKSDTAGIIDYTSNSYGFAYVHEDERIKMGNSSGWYAGAVTNRFKFKDIGKSKENQTMLKAGAFKTMSPKKDYNGALQWTIGGDVFAGINEMKRRYLVVDEIFQAKSDYHSYGAAVKTDLGYDIRMSERTHLRPYGALKMEYGRFNNIKEDNGEMRLEVKGNDYFSVKPEVGVEFKYVQPLAVRTNLSVGLTASYENELGKVGDVNNKGRVRYTTADWFNIRGEKDDRRGNGKFDLNIGVDNTRFGVTVNGGYDTKGNNVRGGIGFRAIY